GCCCAAAACGAGCGCTTTGCCGTCTTTTCCGAAATCTATTATCCCGCTAGTAAGGGCTGGCATCTCTACATTGATGGACAAAGAGCAGATCAAGATTTTATTAAGGTGAATTATCTGTTGCGTGGGGCCAGAATTCCCGCAGGCCAACATAAAATCGAAATGGTTTTTGAACCTAATTCTTACCATACTGGCGAAACTGTGGCCCTAATTAGCTCTTTGCTGATTCTTTTGGCCCTTTTGGGCACCGGCTTTATAGCTTATCGCCAAGCTCAACTTAAAGCCGAAGAAAGTATGATCTAATAGCCTTAGATGGTACAAATTTAGGCCTCTACGCTGAAGCGTAGAGGCCTATTCTTTTGCGGTCTAGCAGGCCCGAAGGGCCGCAGGCTGAGGGATGGATAGCAGTGGCCGAAGGCCAGACCGAGCTTTTTGAGCAAAGCGAAAAAAGCGATGGGCCGAGCAGACCTGCGAGCTGCGGTACAGCCCGACCCAGCCGAAGGCTGGGGCAGCCCCAAAAAAATATCAAAAACTAAATCCTATTGCCCTTGCTTAAAATAAAAATCATCCTCAATAGAAGAGAGCTCCCAAGGAATTTGCACGCCCTCAGAGGCCTTGCGAACATTTCTGCGAACCCTTTTGAAAATGTCTTCTAACTGAATATTGGACTGCCGCATCTGCGCCAATAATTCCTCCACATAAAGGCTGTGCTCCCCCTTGGGGTTGTTTTTGGCCACCGCCCCCGGAGAGGTCGAAAAGGCAATGAAGGAGTTGTAAGGGGCCGAGTTGATAGAGGCCAAACCGTTGTGGGTGTTGCGGCTGGATTTAAACTCTTTTTTGTAGGGGTTGTCTCGACAAGCATCCAAAATGACAATGTTCAATTCATTGCCCGCATAGTCCATTTCCACCAAAACACGACCCAAATCTACCGACTCAAATTCAATGTCTTGGGCCTTGCGAATATCGGCATTCACAGGCACCAAATAGTTGCGCCCATCGGCCTGCAAACCATGGCCCGTATAGAAAAATAGCCCAACACCGCCCTCTTCCTTGAGCTTTTGACCAAAATCTCGAATCGCCCGCTTCATGTCTTCCTGCTTGGCATTGGTGTAGAGCATGACCTCAAATCCAGAACGCTGCAGCTCCTCCGCCATCGCCAAAGCATCCGACTGCGGGTTTTTTAAAGGCTTATGCTTGTAGGTCGAGTTGCCAAAAACTAGAGCCAAACGCTTCTTCCCCTTAGGGATATTGCTCAAAGCAGGCAAAACCAAACCCTTAATATCACTGGGGTCCAGCTTGTTTTCTGCAAAAGGATCGCTGGCCTTGCTCTCGGTTTTTGGCTCCTCTTTTACTAAGGTCGAAATCGTCTCAAATTGCCCATTATTCCAGCGAACTCTAGCGGTAGACCCATCGGCATAGGTATAAATTCCCTCCCCAACAATCTGGTTGTTCTTAAAAATACCACTAAAACTCTCGCCATTGGCCCATTTGTAGGTCCCTTCTCCCTCTCGCCAATTATTGGCATATTCGCCAATGTATTGCTCCCCATTTACATGAAAAAAATGTCCGTAACCATGCCGCTTATTGGCCCTAAATTGCCCCTTATAAACATTGCCGTTTTTAAAGGTATAATTGCCCCGGCCATGCATCTGGCTCTCCTTAAATTCTCCAATGTACTTATCGCCATTGTCAAAAATAAAACGCCCTTTACCGTTCTCACAATCGCCAACGGTACAGCCTTTTTCTTGGGCCAAAAGGAAAAAAGGCAGAAAAAATAAGCTCAAAAGTAGTGTGTGTTTCATAGTAGCTGCAATTTGCAAAATAATCATAAAGGGGGGCTTCCCGCAGCCCTTTTTAGCGGGGCTGCGGGCGCTATGCTGCGGGGCTCGCTATTCGCTCGGCCCTTCAGCGCTAGCGCGCCTCGGTCTACCCCTTTGGGGCACCCACTCCGCAGCGCTAAGCCATTTGGCCCTGCGGGCCAGGCGGCTTCGCCGCCCAATAGACCAAAATCGGGCCAAGGGAATTTAACTTATTAAATATAGTTTAAAGTGATCTGCCCCCTTCTTTATTTAAGAATAAGCCCTTAGATTGATTCTAAATAATGAAATCAATGTCTAAATATACAACAACTTCTTACCTCATAGAGGGTATGTCCTGCGGGGCCTGTGCCCAAAGTGCAGAAAAAATTCTCTCTCGTCAAAAAGAACTCAGCCGAGTATCGGTCAATTATGCCAGCAAAAAGGTCCAAATTACCGCAGAGCAACCGCCAGATTTAGAGCAGCTCAATGCCGCCCTCAAAAAAGCAGGCTTTCAGTTGCTGCCCTCCGCTCCCGATCAAAGAGCAGTAGCCCGAGAACGGGCCAAAAAGAAACAAAAACAAAGTTTCCGCCAATTGCTCTTGGCCAGTTTGTTTGCCCTGCCTCTTTTTGTTGTCTCTATGCTGATGCCGCCTTTTGCAGGCGATAATTACCTCATGCTATTTTGGGCCTCCATGATTTTGTTTGGCCCCGGACGACAGTTTTTTGTCAAGGCTTGGCAACAACTGAAAGTAGGCCAATCTAATATGGATACTTTGGTGGCCCTAGGCACAGGAACGGCCTATGTATATAGTTTGGTCGCTACTTTTTTGCCCAATTGGTGGAGCAGCCAAGGCCTTAGCCCTCATGTTTATTTTGAAACAGCCGGCCTGCTGCAAACCTTTATCCTTTTGGGCCGCTATTTAGAAGGCCGAGCCAAGGCCAAAGCTTCTAAAGCCTTAGATGCCCTCTTAGATTTACAACCCCCTACGGTCCAAATTTGGCAGCATGAAATCTGGACCGAAATGCCCCTAGCCGCAGCCCAAGCCGGCGACCGCCTGCTCATCCGCCCTGGCGAACAAATTCCTCTAGATGCTACTATCCTCGAAGGCGAATCTGAGGTGGATGAACAGCTGTTGACTGGAGAATCTCTGCCCCAACACAAACTAGTCGGTGCCCCCATTTGGGCGGGCACACTCAACCAAACGGGCCGCTTGGTAGTAGAGGCCAAAAAAGGAGCCGACCAAAGCCGTTTGGCCCAAATTATTGAACTGGTCGAAACAGCCCAAAGCTCTAAGGCCCCCATTCAAAAATTGGTGGATAAGATTTCAGGGATTTTTGTGCCTGTTATTTTGGTTTTGGCCCTGCTTACCGCCTTAATTTGGTTCTTTTTTGGACCCGCACCTATCTGGAGCCATGCGCTAAATAATATGGTGGCTGTTTTGGTCATTGCTTGTCCCTGCGCCCTAGGATTAGCTACTCCTATGGCCATTATGCTAGGCATTGGCCGAGGGGCCAAGTTGGGTTTGCTGCTCAAAGGGGCCGAGAGTCTAGAAGCCGCCCAAGCTATCGATGCCTTTGTCTTTGATAAAACGGGTAGCCTTACCGAGGGCCAAATGAAACTCCAAGCAGAAGAATGGCGCCAATCTATGGCTCACTATTGGCCCGCCCTTTATGCTTTGGAAGAAAATTCAGAACATCCATTAGCCAAGGCTTTGCTAAACTTGAGCGAGCGCCCCAGCCATTTACCAAAGGTAGACCGCTTTCAGGCCCGCTCTGGCCGAGGCGTTTTGGGCCAGATTGCTGGACAAACTTATGCGGTGGGCAATCGCCAGTTATTAGTAGAGCAAGGGCTTGATCCTAAGGATTTAGCCCATGGACCCTGGCAAGCCTGGGAGGCCGAAGGCCAATCGGTCCTCTTTTTTGCCGTAGAACGGCAGCTCATTGCCGCCTTTGCCTTCTCCGATGTATTAAGAGATGGGGCCAAGGAAACGGTAGCGGCCCTACAAGCTCGTGGCATCAAGACCTATATGTTGAGTGGGGACCAAAAAGTGGTGGTGGACCGCCTAGCCAATGAGTTAGGCATTGCCCATGCCCAAGCGGAACTCTTACCTGAAGATAAAATCAATTTCATTAAGGAGCTGCAGGCTCAAGGACTAAGGGTGGCTATGCTCGGAGATGGCCTAAATGATGCCCCCGCTTTGGCCCAAGCCGATTTAGGAGTATCCCTAAATGCAGGAACAGGAGTGGCCCTAGAAGCTGCAGAAGCCTTGTTGCTCAAGAATGAACCCTGGCAGCTCATTCAACTACTCGATTTGGGCCAAGCCAGTATGAAAATTTTGCGACAGAATTTATTCTGGGCCTTTGCCTATAATTTGCTGGGGATACCTATTGCAGCGGGCTTACTTTATCCTTTTACGGGCTATTTGTTAGATCCTATGCTGGCCGGTGCCGCTATGGCTTTTAGTTCGGTTTCGGTAGTGCTCAATAGTTTGCGCCTGCTCTCTTGGCCCATTTCCAAAATGTCTGCCTAGCCTTACTGCTGTTA
This genomic interval from Saprospira grandis contains the following:
- a CDS encoding caspase family protein, which translates into the protein MKHTLLLSLFFLPFFLLAQEKGCTVGDCENGKGRFIFDNGDKYIGEFKESQMHGRGNYTFKNGNVYKGQFRANKRHGYGHFFHVNGEQYIGEYANNWREGEGTYKWANGESFSGIFKNNQIVGEGIYTYADGSTARVRWNNGQFETISTLVKEEPKTESKASDPFAENKLDPSDIKGLVLPALSNIPKGKKRLALVFGNSTYKHKPLKNPQSDALAMAEELQRSGFEVMLYTNAKQEDMKRAIRDFGQKLKEEGGVGLFFYTGHGLQADGRNYLVPVNADIRKAQDIEFESVDLGRVLVEMDYAGNELNIVILDACRDNPYKKEFKSSRNTHNGLASINSAPYNSFIAFSTSPGAVAKNNPKGEHSLYVEELLAQMRQSNIQLEDIFKRVRRNVRKASEGVQIPWELSSIEDDFYFKQGQ
- a CDS encoding heavy metal translocating P-type ATPase — encoded protein: MSKYTTTSYLIEGMSCGACAQSAEKILSRQKELSRVSVNYASKKVQITAEQPPDLEQLNAALKKAGFQLLPSAPDQRAVARERAKKKQKQSFRQLLLASLFALPLFVVSMLMPPFAGDNYLMLFWASMILFGPGRQFFVKAWQQLKVGQSNMDTLVALGTGTAYVYSLVATFLPNWWSSQGLSPHVYFETAGLLQTFILLGRYLEGRAKAKASKALDALLDLQPPTVQIWQHEIWTEMPLAAAQAGDRLLIRPGEQIPLDATILEGESEVDEQLLTGESLPQHKLVGAPIWAGTLNQTGRLVVEAKKGADQSRLAQIIELVETAQSSKAPIQKLVDKISGIFVPVILVLALLTALIWFFFGPAPIWSHALNNMVAVLVIACPCALGLATPMAIMLGIGRGAKLGLLLKGAESLEAAQAIDAFVFDKTGSLTEGQMKLQAEEWRQSMAHYWPALYALEENSEHPLAKALLNLSERPSHLPKVDRFQARSGRGVLGQIAGQTYAVGNRQLLVEQGLDPKDLAHGPWQAWEAEGQSVLFFAVERQLIAAFAFSDVLRDGAKETVAALQARGIKTYMLSGDQKVVVDRLANELGIAHAQAELLPEDKINFIKELQAQGLRVAMLGDGLNDAPALAQADLGVSLNAGTGVALEAAEALLLKNEPWQLIQLLDLGQASMKILRQNLFWAFAYNLLGIPIAAGLLYPFTGYLLDPMLAGAAMAFSSVSVVLNSLRLLSWPISKMSA